In Pseudomonas sp. PDM14, a genomic segment contains:
- a CDS encoding L-threonylcarbamoyladenylate synthase, whose amino-acid sequence MMHRWRVQRMAQIVRAGGVIAYPTEAVWGLGCDPWDELAVDRLLALKERPMHKGLILVADNIHQFDFLLYDLPERWIERLAGSWPGPNTWLVPHQNRLPQWIVGEHDSVALRVSAHPLVRDLCALTGPLVSTSANRSGRPAARSRLRVQQYFPAELDGVLGGALGGRKNPSLIRDLRSGDVIRPS is encoded by the coding sequence ATGATGCACAGGTGGCGAGTACAGCGAATGGCGCAGATCGTGCGCGCGGGTGGGGTCATCGCCTATCCGACCGAGGCCGTCTGGGGCCTGGGCTGCGACCCGTGGGACGAGCTGGCGGTGGACCGCCTGCTGGCGCTCAAGGAGCGGCCGATGCACAAGGGCCTGATCCTGGTCGCCGACAACATCCACCAGTTCGACTTCCTCCTCTACGACCTGCCCGAGCGCTGGATCGAGCGCCTGGCCGGCAGCTGGCCGGGGCCGAACACCTGGCTGGTGCCGCACCAGAACCGGTTGCCGCAGTGGATCGTTGGTGAGCACGACAGCGTCGCCCTGCGTGTCAGCGCGCACCCGCTGGTGCGTGACCTGTGCGCACTGACCGGGCCGCTGGTGTCGACCTCGGCCAACCGCAGCGGCCGCCCTGCCGCCCGCTCGCGCCTGCGGGTGCAGCAGTACTTTCCCGCTGAGCTCGACGGCGTGCTCGGCGGCGCCCTCGGTGGGCGCAAGAACCCCAGCCTGATCCGTGACCTGCGCAGCGGCGACGTGATTCGCCCCTCCTAG
- a CDS encoding NADPH:quinone reductase has translation MAKRIQFSRHGASDVLDYLDYSAAEPGPQEVRVRNRAIGLNFIDTYYRSGLYQPPALPSGLGTEGAGEVEAVGSEVSQFRVGDRVAYATGPLGAYSELHVLPAASLVRLPDAISFEQAAALMLKGLTVQYLLRQTFEVRAGQTILWHAAAGGVGLLACQWARALGVQLIGTVSSAEKAELARTNGAWATIDYSRENVPQRVLELTGGQKCPVVYDSVGKDTWEMSLDCVAPRGLLVSFGNASGAVSGVNLGILAQKGSLYVTRPTLFSYANTAERLQAMADELFALVADGSLSVEIGQRFALADAAKAHDALSSRQTTGSTILLP, from the coding sequence ATGGCCAAACGTATCCAGTTCTCCCGCCACGGCGCCAGCGACGTGCTCGACTACCTCGACTACAGCGCCGCCGAACCAGGCCCGCAGGAGGTGCGCGTGCGCAACCGCGCCATCGGCCTGAACTTCATCGACACCTACTACCGCAGCGGTCTCTATCAGCCACCAGCGCTGCCCTCCGGGCTCGGCACCGAGGGCGCGGGGGAAGTCGAGGCGGTGGGCAGCGAGGTCAGCCAGTTCCGCGTCGGCGACCGCGTCGCTTACGCCACCGGCCCGCTCGGCGCCTACAGCGAGCTGCACGTGCTACCGGCTGCCAGCCTGGTACGCCTGCCCGACGCGATCAGCTTCGAGCAGGCCGCCGCACTGATGCTCAAGGGGCTTACCGTGCAGTACCTGTTGCGCCAGACCTTCGAGGTACGCGCCGGCCAGACCATCCTCTGGCATGCCGCCGCCGGCGGTGTCGGCCTGCTCGCCTGCCAGTGGGCGCGCGCCCTCGGCGTGCAGCTGATCGGCACCGTGTCATCCGCGGAAAAGGCCGAGCTGGCCCGCACCAATGGCGCCTGGGCGACCATCGACTACAGCCGCGAGAACGTGCCGCAACGGGTACTGGAGCTGACCGGCGGGCAAAAGTGTCCGGTGGTCTACGACTCGGTCGGCAAGGACACCTGGGAGATGTCGCTGGACTGCGTGGCCCCACGCGGCCTGCTGGTCAGCTTCGGCAACGCTTCGGGCGCGGTGAGCGGGGTCAACCTCGGCATCCTCGCGCAGAAGGGCTCGCTGTACGTCACACGACCGACGCTGTTCTCCTACGCCAACACCGCCGAACGCCTGCAAGCCATGGCCGACGAGCTGTTCGCCCTGGTCGCTGACGGCAGCCTCAGCGTGGAGATCGGCCAACGCTTCGCCCTCGCCGACGCGGCCAAGGCGCACGACGCGCTGAGCAGCCGGCAGACCACCGGCTCGACCATCCTCCTGCCCTGA
- the hemF gene encoding oxygen-dependent coproporphyrinogen oxidase, which yields MLAPSFSIIRVDAVSERTEAVKAYLLDLQDRICAALEAEDGRASFFEDAWERPAGGGGRTRVLENGALIEKGGVNFSHVFGDSLPPSASAHRPELAGRGFEALGVSLVIHPENPHVPTSHANVRFFSAEKEGEEPVWWFGGGFDLTPYYGNEEDCVHWHQVARDACAPFGDDVYARYKEWCDRYFHLKHRGEPRGIGGLFFDDLNQWDFDTSFAFIRAIGDAYIDAYLPIVQRRKATPFTEQQREFQAFRRGRYVEFNLVFDRGTLFGLQSGGRTESILMSLPPHVRWGYDWKPEPGSEEARLTEYFLTDRDWLGLQG from the coding sequence ATGCTTGCGCCCTCCTTTTCGATCATCCGGGTTGATGCCGTGAGTGAACGTACCGAGGCCGTGAAGGCCTATCTGCTCGATCTGCAGGACCGTATCTGCGCCGCCCTCGAAGCCGAGGATGGCCGCGCCAGTTTCTTCGAGGATGCCTGGGAACGGCCCGCGGGTGGCGGTGGCCGCACCCGCGTGCTGGAAAACGGCGCGTTGATCGAGAAGGGTGGGGTCAACTTCTCCCATGTGTTCGGCGACAGCCTGCCGCCGTCGGCCAGCGCCCATCGCCCGGAACTGGCCGGGCGTGGCTTCGAGGCCTTGGGCGTGTCGCTGGTGATCCACCCGGAGAACCCGCACGTGCCGACCTCCCACGCCAATGTGCGCTTCTTCAGCGCCGAGAAAGAAGGCGAGGAGCCGGTCTGGTGGTTCGGTGGTGGCTTCGACCTGACCCCCTACTACGGCAACGAAGAAGACTGCGTGCACTGGCACCAGGTCGCCCGCGACGCCTGCGCGCCGTTCGGCGACGACGTCTATGCGCGTTACAAGGAATGGTGCGACCGCTACTTCCACCTCAAGCACCGCGGCGAGCCGCGCGGCATCGGCGGGCTGTTCTTCGATGACCTCAACCAGTGGGACTTCGACACCAGCTTCGCCTTCATCCGCGCCATCGGTGATGCCTACATCGACGCCTACCTGCCCATCGTGCAGCGGCGCAAGGCCACGCCATTCACCGAACAGCAGCGCGAGTTCCAGGCCTTCCGCCGTGGGCGCTACGTCGAGTTCAACCTGGTGTTCGACCGCGGCACGCTGTTCGGTCTGCAGTCGGGCGGGCGTACCGAGTCGATCCTCATGTCGCTGCCGCCGCACGTGCGCTGGGGTTACGACTGGAAGCCCGAACCGGGCAGCGAGGAAGCGCGCCTGACCGAGTACTTCCTCACCGACCGCGACTGGCTCGGCCTGCAGGGCTGA
- a CDS encoding VOC family protein: MRIERLDHLVLTVADIEVTCDFYSHVLGMRAIRFGEGRTALNFGEQKINLHQRGAEFEPKAERPTPGSADLCFIVSTALEQVIEHLHACGVAIEEGPVARTGATGPIVSVYIRDPDRNLIELSRPQ, encoded by the coding sequence ATGCGCATCGAGCGGCTCGACCATCTGGTGCTCACCGTGGCGGACATCGAGGTCACCTGTGACTTCTACAGCCACGTGCTGGGCATGCGCGCCATCCGCTTCGGCGAAGGGCGCACGGCGCTGAATTTCGGCGAGCAGAAGATCAACCTGCATCAGCGCGGCGCCGAGTTCGAGCCCAAGGCCGAGCGGCCCACGCCCGGCTCGGCCGACCTGTGCTTCATCGTCAGCACTGCGCTGGAGCAGGTGATCGAGCACCTGCACGCCTGTGGCGTGGCCATCGAAGAGGGGCCTGTCGCGCGCACCGGCGCGACCGGACCCATCGTCTCGGTGTACATTCGCGATCCCGACCGCAACCTGATCGAGCTGTCCCGCCCGCAATAG
- the aroE gene encoding shikimate dehydrogenase, with amino-acid sequence MDRYGVFGNPIGHSKSPLIHRLFAAQTGEALSYEPLLAPLDDFAGFARAFFAEGRGGNVTVPFKEEAFRLADELSERARRAGAVNTLKKLDDGRLLGDNTDGAGLVRDLTINAGLDLNDARILLLGAGGAVRGVLEPLLGQSPQALVIANRTVAKAEQLAHEFASLGPVAASGFDWLSEPVDLIINGTSASLAGELPPLDASLIRPGHTVCYDMMYGKEPTAFNRWATEHGAARCIDGLGMLVEQAAEAFFLWRGVRPDSAPVLAELRRQLV; translated from the coding sequence ATGGATCGCTATGGCGTATTCGGCAATCCCATCGGCCACAGCAAGTCGCCCCTGATCCACCGCCTGTTCGCCGCACAGACCGGCGAAGCGCTCAGCTACGAGCCGCTGCTGGCGCCGCTCGACGACTTCGCCGGGTTCGCCCGCGCGTTCTTCGCCGAAGGCCGTGGCGGCAATGTCACCGTGCCGTTCAAGGAAGAAGCCTTTCGCCTGGCCGACGAACTCAGCGAGCGTGCGCGCCGCGCAGGTGCGGTGAACACCCTGAAGAAGCTCGACGATGGCCGCCTGCTCGGTGACAACACCGACGGCGCGGGCCTGGTTCGCGACCTCACGATCAACGCCGGCCTCGACCTGAACGACGCGCGCATTCTTCTGCTCGGTGCCGGCGGCGCGGTGCGCGGGGTGCTCGAGCCGCTGCTGGGGCAATCGCCGCAGGCGCTGGTGATCGCCAACCGCACGGTGGCCAAGGCCGAGCAACTGGCCCACGAGTTCGCCAGCCTCGGTCCGGTGGCCGCCAGTGGTTTCGACTGGCTCAGCGAGCCGGTCGACTTGATCATCAACGGCACCTCGGCCAGCCTGGCCGGCGAGCTGCCGCCGCTGGACGCCAGCCTGATCCGCCCTGGTCACACGGTCTGCTACGACATGATGTACGGCAAGGAGCCGACCGCGTTCAACCGCTGGGCCACCGAGCACGGCGCTGCGCGCTGCATCGATGGCCTGGGCATGCTGGTCGAGCAGGCCGCCGAGGCGTTCTTCCTCTGGCGCGGCGTGCGCCCCGACAGCGCGCCGGTGCTGGCCGAACTGCGCCGCCAACTGGTCTGA
- a CDS encoding carboxylate/amino acid/amine transporter — MPYLLIVTVLWAFSFSLIGEYLAGRVDSDFAVLARVVVAALVFLPFTRWRGLPLRLLAGFWLAGALQFGITYLCLYRSFQVLTVPEVLLFTVLTPIYVTLLDDALVRRLNPWALVAALVAVGGGVIIRFEPLEGEYLIGFLLLQLANVTFAAGQVLCRRLLLRYQPEQPLHCFFGHFFLGAMLLVVPSFLLFGDAGKLPQTAVQWGVLLWMGLFATALGMFWWVKGSTRVDAGTLAVMNELHVPAGLVVNLLIWNRDADLPRLALGGAIILASLWLSRLGRRPALA; from the coding sequence ATGCCGTATCTGCTGATCGTCACCGTTCTCTGGGCCTTTTCCTTCAGCCTGATCGGCGAGTACCTGGCGGGTCGCGTCGACAGCGATTTCGCCGTGCTCGCGCGGGTCGTCGTGGCGGCCCTGGTGTTTCTGCCGTTCACCCGCTGGCGCGGTTTGCCGCTGCGGTTGCTGGCCGGATTCTGGCTGGCCGGCGCTCTGCAGTTCGGCATCACCTACCTGTGCCTGTACCGCAGCTTTCAGGTGCTCACGGTGCCCGAGGTGCTGCTGTTCACCGTGCTCACGCCGATCTACGTGACCCTGCTCGACGATGCCCTGGTACGTCGCCTCAACCCCTGGGCGCTGGTCGCCGCGCTGGTGGCGGTCGGCGGTGGCGTGATCATTCGCTTCGAGCCGCTGGAAGGCGAGTACCTGATCGGCTTCCTGCTCCTGCAACTGGCCAACGTCACCTTCGCGGCTGGCCAGGTGCTGTGTCGCCGCCTGCTGCTGCGCTATCAGCCGGAGCAGCCGCTGCACTGCTTTTTCGGCCACTTCTTCCTCGGCGCCATGCTGCTGGTGGTGCCGTCGTTCCTGCTCTTCGGCGATGCCGGCAAGCTGCCGCAGACTGCCGTGCAGTGGGGCGTGCTGCTGTGGATGGGGCTGTTCGCCACGGCGCTGGGGATGTTCTGGTGGGTCAAGGGCAGCACGCGGGTGGATGCCGGCACGCTGGCGGTGATGAACGAGCTGCACGTGCCGGCCGGGCTGGTGGTCAACCTGCTGATCTGGAACCGCGACGCCGACCTGCCGCGCCTGGCCCTGGGCGGCGCGATCATCCTCGCCTCGCTGTGGCTCAGCCGTCTCGGTCGGCGCCCCGCGCTGGCCTGA
- the pbpG gene encoding D-alanyl-D-alanine endopeptidase — MLLGLVAATANAAPAAGKPTQELASGSALLVDLNTNQVLYSSNPNLIVPIASVTKLMTAMVTLDAKLPLDEELPVIIRDVHEMRGVYSRVRVGSQISRREMLLLTLMSSENRAASALAHHYPGGVPAFVAAMNAKARALGMTSTRYAEPTGLSEKNVSNASDLVKLLKASQQYPLIGQFSSTPEKTVAFRKPNYTLGFRNTNRLVHKADWSIQLTKTGFTNKAGHCLVMRTVMNGRPVAFVVLDAFGKYTHMADANRLKKWVETGRITPVAPAALAYKQQRQVERARTMQASQ, encoded by the coding sequence CTGCTCCTTGGCCTAGTGGCCGCCACTGCCAACGCCGCGCCCGCCGCCGGCAAACCGACCCAGGAACTGGCCTCCGGCAGCGCCCTGCTGGTCGACCTGAACACCAACCAGGTGCTCTATTCGAGCAATCCCAACCTGATCGTGCCGATCGCCTCGGTGACCAAACTGATGACCGCGATGGTCACCCTGGACGCCAAGCTGCCGCTGGACGAAGAGCTGCCGGTGATCATCCGTGACGTGCACGAGATGCGTGGCGTGTATTCGCGCGTGCGGGTCGGCAGCCAGATCAGCCGCCGCGAAATGCTCCTGCTGACCCTGATGTCCTCGGAGAACCGTGCCGCCTCCGCCCTCGCCCACCATTACCCGGGTGGCGTGCCGGCCTTCGTCGCGGCGATGAACGCCAAGGCCCGTGCTCTGGGCATGACCTCCACACGCTACGCCGAGCCGACTGGCCTGTCGGAGAAGAACGTGTCCAACGCCAGCGATCTGGTCAAGCTGCTCAAGGCCAGCCAGCAGTACCCGCTGATCGGCCAGTTCAGCTCCACCCCGGAGAAGACCGTGGCTTTCCGCAAGCCCAACTACACCCTGGGTTTTCGCAACACCAACCGCCTGGTGCACAAGGCCGACTGGAGCATTCAGCTGACCAAGACCGGCTTCACCAACAAGGCGGGCCACTGCCTGGTGATGCGCACCGTGATGAACGGTCGGCCGGTGGCCTTCGTGGTGCTGGATGCTTTTGGCAAATACACCCACATGGCCGACGCCAACCGCCTGAAGAAATGGGTGGAAACCGGCCGCATCACCCCGGTGGCGCCGGCCGCACTGGCCTACAAGCAACAACGTCAGGTGGAACGCGCGCGGACCATGCAGGCGTCGCAGTAG